One region of Hymenobacter sediminicola genomic DNA includes:
- a CDS encoding RNA polymerase sigma factor, producing MRAAPSPGPVRSDARLRRRSPGNAVSALSSALRPMNGLRGLLAGTPVSSEALTPPTPAVRPLIPSSQLSEAELIDGCLAGSRLMQKYLYERFAGRMMAVCLRYAQTTFEAEDVLQEGFITVFRNLSSFRRECPLEFWIRRIMVNAALRQHRRNAPLVAVSEGEYPEELAGEEFTLSNYGFEDLMNMVQELAPRYRMVFNLFAIEGYGHKEIGEMLGISEGTSKSQYSRARAILKSKVERLDAQSKHGHFRS from the coding sequence GTGCGCGCAGCCCCTTCCCCAGGGCCCGTCCGCTCCGACGCACGGCTCCGGCGCCGCAGCCCGGGCAACGCGGTGAGTGCATTATCGTCGGCACTGCGGCCCATGAATGGGCTGCGGGGGCTATTGGCCGGTACGCCGGTTTCATCCGAAGCTCTTACTCCGCCAACTCCTGCTGTGCGCCCTCTCATTCCGTCTTCCCAACTAAGCGAGGCCGAGCTGATAGATGGCTGCCTTGCCGGCAGCCGCCTCATGCAGAAGTATCTGTACGAACGGTTTGCGGGGCGAATGATGGCCGTATGTCTGCGCTACGCCCAGACAACCTTCGAGGCCGAAGATGTGCTGCAGGAAGGCTTTATCACGGTGTTTCGAAACCTGAGCAGCTTCCGCCGCGAGTGTCCGCTCGAATTCTGGATTCGCCGTATTATGGTGAATGCCGCTCTGCGCCAGCACCGCCGCAATGCTCCGCTAGTGGCAGTCAGCGAGGGCGAATACCCCGAGGAGCTGGCCGGGGAGGAGTTCACGCTTTCCAATTACGGGTTCGAAGACCTGATGAACATGGTGCAGGAGCTGGCCCCGCGCTATCGGATGGTGTTCAACCTTTTCGCTATTGAAGGGTATGGCCACAAGGAAATCGGCGAAATGCTGGGTATTTCCGAAGGCACCAGCAAATCACAGTACTCCCGGGCACGGGCAATTTTGAAGTCTAAAGTCGAACGTCTCGACGCGCAATCCAAGCATGGCCACTTCCGCTCCTAA
- the wrbA gene encoding NAD(P)H:quinone oxidoreductase yields MKTLVLFYSTYGHIYKMAEAVAEGAREVEGNEVTIKQVPETLPKELLDQIGATEAQKAFGHIPVAKPEELADYDAIIVGVPTRYGNMCGQMQAFWDSTGGLWAKGALVGKVGGAFVSTATQHGGQETTIRAVHTMQLHHGFVLVGLPYAWQGQMGHHEVTGGTPYGASTVAGGQGERQPSGNDLEGARYQGRHTAEIAKKLASK; encoded by the coding sequence ATGAAAACTCTGGTTCTGTTTTACTCAACCTATGGCCACATCTACAAAATGGCGGAAGCCGTAGCTGAAGGCGCCCGCGAAGTAGAAGGCAATGAAGTGACCATCAAACAGGTACCCGAAACCCTACCGAAAGAGCTGCTGGACCAGATTGGCGCTACTGAAGCACAGAAAGCATTCGGGCACATTCCGGTTGCCAAGCCAGAAGAGTTGGCCGACTACGACGCCATTATAGTGGGCGTTCCGACTCGCTACGGCAACATGTGTGGCCAGATGCAGGCTTTCTGGGATTCTACCGGCGGTCTGTGGGCTAAAGGAGCGTTGGTTGGGAAAGTAGGTGGGGCTTTTGTGAGTACTGCCACCCAGCATGGGGGCCAGGAAACCACTATCCGGGCCGTACACACCATGCAGCTGCACCACGGCTTTGTGCTGGTAGGGCTGCCCTATGCCTGGCAGGGCCAAATGGGCCACCATGAAGTGACAGGCGGCACTCCTTACGGCGCCAGCACTGTAGCCGGCGGACAGGGCGAGCGGCAGCCTAGTGGCAACGACCTGGAAGGGGCGCGCTACCAAGGGCGCCATACTGCGGAAATTGCAAAAAAACTTGCCTCTAAATAA
- a CDS encoding sensor histidine kinase, with protein sequence MPVLSSAARPLRPRVWFPLFLKRLPWPHLAWLALLLYFDVQLRLLRVGPLLPALEEHFWVNALLTDLLDSGLFYLNWWLMPRLFVRHRLLAYGGALLAGLFGFVVLRIGLSVLLEEVKRDGISQPVAFYVQVLQAYYLLLGGLILLLSFFLRLAGDFLRERENRRELEQQHLRTELALLKTQLHPHFLFNTLNNIYSLTLNRSAQAPQAVLRLAELMRYQLYDSAADLVPLTREISHLRGFLDLQLLRLPPDVADEAIQLTVLLPPGAEYAYQLPPMLLLPLVENAFKHGDLAARPHVAQLVLQLEETGHLRFSVRNQVAEGGGPTLEEAGGMGLTNLRRRLALLYPSRHTLSVIQNQTEYYVTLTLRPA encoded by the coding sequence ATGCCTGTACTTTCTTCTGCTGCTCGCCCACTCCGGCCCCGGGTGTGGTTCCCTTTATTTCTGAAACGACTGCCGTGGCCTCATCTGGCTTGGCTAGCCTTGCTGCTGTACTTTGATGTGCAGCTGCGGCTGCTGCGCGTGGGGCCACTGCTACCCGCACTGGAAGAGCATTTCTGGGTCAATGCGCTACTCACTGATCTGCTCGATTCGGGCCTGTTTTATCTGAACTGGTGGCTGATGCCGCGCCTGTTTGTACGGCACCGGTTGCTGGCATATGGTGGGGCGCTGCTGGCGGGCCTGTTTGGGTTTGTGGTGCTGCGCATTGGGCTGAGCGTGTTGCTGGAGGAGGTAAAGCGCGACGGAATTTCGCAGCCGGTGGCGTTCTACGTGCAGGTGCTGCAGGCCTACTACCTGCTGCTGGGTGGCCTGATTCTGCTGCTAAGCTTCTTTCTGCGGCTGGCCGGCGACTTTCTGCGCGAGCGGGAAAACCGGCGAGAACTGGAGCAGCAACACCTGCGTACCGAACTGGCACTGCTCAAAACGCAGCTGCATCCCCATTTCCTGTTCAACACGCTCAACAACATCTACTCGCTCACTCTCAACCGCTCGGCCCAAGCACCACAGGCTGTGTTGCGCCTGGCCGAGCTGATGCGCTACCAGCTCTACGACAGTGCCGCCGACCTGGTGCCACTAACCCGCGAAATCAGCCACCTGCGCGGCTTCCTGGATCTGCAGTTGCTGCGCCTGCCTCCCGACGTCGCCGACGAGGCCATCCAGCTGACGGTGCTGCTGCCGCCCGGCGCCGAGTATGCCTACCAGTTGCCGCCGATGCTGCTGCTGCCGCTGGTCGAAAACGCCTTCAAGCACGGCGACCTGGCCGCGCGGCCCCACGTAGCCCAGCTGGTGCTCCAATTGGAAGAAACGGGGCATCTGCGTTTCAGCGTCCGCAACCAGGTGGCGGAAGGCGGCGGCCCGACATTAGAAGAAGCCGGCGGTATGGGCCTCACTAACCTGCGCCGCCGGCTGGCCCTGCTCTATCCCAGCCGCCATACGCTGTCTGTGATACAAAACCAGACGGAATACTACGTTACGCTCACACTCCGGCCAGCCTGA
- a CDS encoding response regulator transcription factor produces MKILLVEDEPKLASFVKKGFEHEGYELTIGYDGRMGDSLFQQQPYDLVILDVNLPYLNGFELCRRIRETDRQVPILLLTALDSLDDKVTGFEAGADDYLAKPFAFKELLLRARALTKRASANEPNRQALRMADLELNLDSKIVTRNGQRIDLTTREYALLEHLLLNRGKIVSRVDIAERVWELDFDTSTNVIDVYVSYLRKKLDRDFSPKLIHTVVGMGYVMREG; encoded by the coding sequence ATGAAAATACTGCTGGTTGAGGACGAGCCCAAGCTGGCCTCGTTCGTGAAAAAAGGATTTGAGCACGAAGGCTACGAGCTGACCATCGGCTACGACGGCCGCATGGGCGACTCGCTGTTTCAGCAGCAGCCCTACGACCTGGTGATTCTGGACGTGAACCTGCCGTACCTGAACGGTTTCGAGCTGTGCCGCCGCATCCGGGAAACCGACCGGCAGGTGCCCATCCTGCTGCTCACGGCCCTCGACTCGCTGGACGATAAAGTGACGGGCTTTGAGGCCGGCGCCGATGACTACTTGGCCAAGCCGTTTGCCTTTAAGGAGCTGCTACTGCGTGCCCGCGCCCTCACCAAGCGTGCCTCCGCCAACGAGCCCAACCGGCAGGCCTTGCGCATGGCCGACCTGGAGCTGAACCTCGACTCCAAAATCGTGACCCGCAACGGCCAGCGCATCGACCTGACGACGCGGGAATATGCGCTGCTGGAGCATCTGCTGCTGAACCGGGGTAAAATTGTGAGCCGTGTAGACATTGCCGAGCGGGTCTGGGAGTTGGATTTCGACACCAGTACCAACGTCATTGACGTGTACGTGAGCTACTTGCGCAAAAAGCTGGACCGGGACTTCTCGCCCAAGCTGATTCATACGGTGGTGGGCATGGGCTACGTAATGCGGGAAGGCTGA
- a CDS encoding LytR/AlgR family response regulator transcription factor — translation MEQLLPAATRRPLTCVLVDDEHLALDVLAEYCAQMPFLELKGRFHDALAAVAFLQDHPVDVVFLDIHMPRLTGLQLAQLLPAPGPRIIFTTAHANYAVQSYELPALDYLLKPISFERFVQATHRARAALSQPTATVTAATPETAPEGADEALFVRHDNRLRRVPVADILYVEGQKEYLMLYTVSGKILTLQSFRRLEELLPPGRFARIHRSYLISLRHLEYVERGRVQVQGTMLPIGETYREPFLELLRYHGRM, via the coding sequence ATGGAACAACTTCTCCCAGCCGCTACCCGCCGTCCGCTCACGTGCGTCCTCGTCGATGACGAGCATTTGGCCCTAGATGTATTGGCCGAATACTGCGCCCAGATGCCGTTTCTGGAGCTAAAAGGCCGGTTTCATGATGCGCTGGCGGCTGTAGCTTTCCTGCAGGATCATCCGGTGGACGTCGTGTTTCTCGACATTCATATGCCGCGCCTCACAGGCCTGCAGCTGGCACAATTGTTACCCGCGCCGGGTCCGCGCATCATCTTTACCACGGCCCACGCCAACTACGCGGTGCAGAGCTACGAGCTGCCTGCCCTGGACTATCTGCTGAAACCCATTTCGTTTGAGCGGTTTGTGCAAGCCACGCATCGCGCCCGCGCCGCCCTTAGCCAGCCCACCGCCACAGTTACTGCCGCAACACCCGAAACCGCACCGGAGGGCGCTGACGAAGCACTGTTTGTACGCCACGACAACCGCTTGCGCCGCGTGCCCGTGGCCGATATTCTCTACGTGGAGGGCCAGAAGGAATATCTCATGCTCTACACTGTCAGCGGAAAAATCCTGACGCTGCAGTCGTTTCGGCGGTTGGAGGAGCTACTGCCGCCGGGCCGCTTTGCGCGCATTCATCGGTCGTATCTCATCAGCCTGCGCCACCTCGAATATGTAGAGCGTGGGCGCGTGCAGGTGCAGGGTACTATGCTGCCCATCGGCGAAACGTACCGGGAGCCTTTCTTGGAACTGCTGCGCTACCACGGCCGAATGTAA
- the uvrB gene encoding excinuclease ABC subunit UvrB: MKYQLTSEFKPTGDQPKAIAQLVQGINNGEPAQVLLGATGTGKTFTMANVIAETGKPALVLCHNKTLAAQLYGEFKQFFPNNAVEYYISYYDYYQPEAYIASTDVFIEKDLAINQEIEKLRLHTTSTLLSGRRDVIVIASVSCIYGIGNPEEFSKNVIYMAPGLRYSRNNLLYQFVQILYSRTEMEFTRGSFRVKGDTVDVFPAYADYAYRIFFFGDEIEAIHKIDPQSGKKLSDEKSVTLYPAQLFVTGKDTLNQAIKEIQFDLVQQHAYFEKEGRDSEAKRIMERTEFDLEMIRELGYCSGIENYSRYFDGRQPGSRPFCLLDYFPSDYLLVVDESHATMPQIRAMWGGDRSRKTALIEYGFRLPSAFDNRPLTFNEFESMFQQAVYVSATPADYELTQANGIIVEQIIRPTGLLDPEIDLRPSTNQIDDLLDEVDNRVKMGDRVLVTTLTKRMAEELQKYMERLGIKSSYVHSDVKTLDRVEILRQLRLGEIDVLIGVNLLREGLDLPEVSLVAILDADKEGFLRDQRSLIQTMGRAARNDRGKVIMYADRMTGSMQRAIDETNRRRATQLAYNQEHGITPRTVRKSHAEIMGQTSLSDYRIVETQGYAGPDTDGTLAIAAEPVISMMNRPDLEKLIKQTEKQMEAAAKDLDFLTAAKLRDELSALKQVLKTKRE, translated from the coding sequence ATGAAGTATCAACTCACCTCGGAATTCAAGCCTACCGGCGACCAGCCCAAAGCCATTGCCCAACTGGTGCAGGGCATCAACAATGGCGAGCCGGCACAGGTGCTGCTGGGGGCCACGGGCACGGGAAAAACCTTCACCATGGCCAACGTTATTGCCGAAACCGGCAAACCCGCCCTGGTGCTCTGCCACAACAAAACCCTGGCTGCGCAGCTCTATGGCGAGTTCAAGCAGTTCTTTCCCAACAACGCCGTCGAGTACTACATCAGCTACTACGACTACTACCAGCCCGAGGCCTACATTGCCAGCACCGACGTGTTCATCGAGAAGGACCTGGCCATCAACCAGGAAATCGAGAAGCTGCGGCTGCACACTACGTCCACGCTGCTCTCGGGCCGCCGCGACGTGATTGTTATTGCGTCGGTGTCGTGCATCTATGGCATCGGCAACCCGGAGGAGTTCAGCAAAAACGTGATTTACATGGCCCCCGGCCTGCGGTACTCACGCAACAACCTGCTCTACCAGTTCGTCCAGATTCTGTATTCGCGCACCGAAATGGAGTTTACGCGCGGCAGTTTCCGGGTGAAGGGAGACACCGTAGACGTATTTCCGGCCTACGCCGACTACGCCTACCGCATCTTCTTTTTCGGTGACGAAATCGAGGCCATTCACAAGATTGACCCGCAGAGCGGCAAGAAACTCTCCGACGAAAAGTCGGTGACGCTCTACCCGGCGCAGCTGTTCGTGACCGGCAAAGACACGCTCAACCAAGCCATCAAGGAAATCCAGTTTGATCTGGTGCAGCAGCATGCCTACTTCGAGAAGGAGGGGCGCGATTCGGAGGCCAAGCGCATCATGGAGCGCACCGAGTTTGATCTGGAAATGATTCGGGAGCTGGGCTACTGCTCCGGTATCGAGAACTACTCGCGCTACTTCGATGGACGCCAGCCCGGCAGCCGCCCGTTCTGCCTGCTCGACTATTTTCCCAGCGACTATCTGCTGGTAGTAGACGAAAGCCACGCCACCATGCCCCAGATCCGGGCCATGTGGGGCGGCGACCGAAGCCGCAAAACGGCCCTCATCGAGTACGGTTTCCGTCTGCCTTCGGCCTTCGATAACCGCCCGCTGACATTCAATGAGTTTGAAAGCATGTTTCAGCAGGCTGTGTACGTTTCCGCGACGCCAGCCGATTACGAGTTGACGCAGGCCAACGGCATCATCGTGGAGCAGATTATCCGTCCTACGGGCCTGCTCGACCCCGAAATTGACCTGCGCCCCAGCACCAACCAGATTGACGACCTGCTGGACGAAGTGGACAACCGCGTGAAGATGGGCGACCGGGTGCTCGTGACCACGCTCACCAAGCGCATGGCCGAAGAGCTGCAGAAATACATGGAGCGCCTCGGCATCAAGTCGAGCTACGTGCACTCCGACGTGAAAACCCTGGACCGGGTGGAAATTCTGCGCCAGCTGCGCCTCGGCGAAATCGACGTGCTAATTGGCGTCAACCTGCTGCGTGAAGGCCTCGACTTGCCCGAAGTAAGCCTCGTAGCCATTCTGGATGCTGACAAAGAAGGCTTCCTGCGTGACCAGCGCAGCCTGATCCAGACCATGGGCCGCGCCGCCCGAAACGACCGGGGCAAAGTCATCATGTACGCTGACCGCATGACCGGCTCCATGCAGCGCGCCATCGACGAGACGAACCGCCGCCGCGCCACTCAGCTGGCCTACAATCAGGAGCACGGCATCACGCCGCGCACGGTGCGCAAGAGCCACGCCGAAATCATGGGGCAGACCTCGCTGTCGGATTACCGCATTGTGGAGACGCAGGGATACGCCGGCCCCGATACGGATGGAACACTGGCCATTGCTGCCGAGCCGGTGATATCCATGATGAACCGCCCGGATCTGGAGAAGCTCATCAAGCAGACCGAAAAGCAGATGGAAGCCGCTGCCAAGGACCTCGACTTCCTCACGGCCGCCAAGCTCCGCGACGAGCTGTCCGCGCTGAAGCAGGTGCTCAAGACCAAGCGCGAGTAA
- a CDS encoding TonB-dependent receptor domain-containing protein: protein MKNLYLPLYLSGLLAVPAMAQTPATPGAPAGQRPALAPGQTPTPRLSLPETPKGNGRITGTVLDATTKKPVEFATVALLPATGERPLDGTAADERGRFVLKGVAAGAYRVQVTFVGYGAQVQNITVADGTVDMGSVLLTATTQKLGEVTVTGEKDVVETKPDRIVYNADRDLTNTGGTAADVLRKVPLVNVDPDGNVELRGTSNVRVLINNKPSGIVASSVADAMKQIPADQIKTVEVITTPSAKYDAEGTGGIINITLKKNNLEGTNGSVGVAGGTRSSNANASLNVRRGKIGINSSASGFMFYSPNRNELTRSIRNEQGLFEQSLRQEGDGFTLGGGGFGRLGFDFDPNKYNNFNLSVQGSLFRNKGDYDQFNQPSNIPAFTRSTDRNFRTQSYDVSGSYTRTFEGKPKREWSVLGQHTRNRNTQRYDLDQFPERATEGEKTYREGSDNLSRNLETTLQTDYTHPFSETATLETGAKGILRRVSSDYDVQIDPTGNSQLIRSAERSNTFDYSQNVLSAYATYGFSLSKKVSTRLGARLEHTDIEGNFEQGEASTFTQNYTNLLPNLSLSYQPGKPGQTVRLAYSRRIQRPQIFYLNPFINASDSLNISYGNPRLNPEFTDSYELNYTTFVKGTVINGSAYVRRTGNAIETVRFVDENGVQNQTFRNIGRNATYGVSLFGSVKPTPKWDLSGNLNFYYVTLRSPALDLTGAALDNSGLMYNLNINSSYKFAKFDDADAPAWRRGLTLQFFGGLNSPRIQLQGRQAAWTFYSMGLRKSLLQDKADLTLNADNFLQATRNLNTILETPQFTQESNNYIYMRGVRLAFNYRFGKVSAQPQKRRKGIQNDDTKQGEGGQGQGQQ from the coding sequence ATGAAAAACCTATACCTCCCGCTGTATCTATCGGGGCTGCTTGCAGTGCCAGCTATGGCCCAAACGCCTGCCACACCGGGTGCACCAGCGGGTCAGCGGCCTGCTTTGGCTCCCGGCCAGACACCTACTCCACGCCTGAGCTTGCCGGAAACGCCCAAGGGCAACGGCCGCATTACAGGTACTGTGCTGGATGCTACTACCAAAAAACCCGTGGAATTTGCCACGGTAGCACTCCTGCCAGCTACCGGCGAGCGGCCACTTGATGGCACCGCTGCCGATGAACGAGGCCGTTTCGTTCTGAAAGGCGTGGCAGCCGGCGCCTACCGCGTGCAGGTGACGTTTGTGGGCTATGGCGCACAGGTGCAGAACATAACTGTGGCGGACGGCACCGTGGATATGGGTAGTGTGCTGCTGACCGCTACGACCCAGAAGCTGGGCGAGGTAACCGTGACCGGCGAGAAAGACGTGGTGGAAACCAAGCCAGACCGCATTGTATACAACGCCGACCGGGACCTGACCAACACGGGTGGCACCGCCGCCGACGTGCTGCGCAAAGTACCCCTCGTAAACGTAGACCCCGACGGCAACGTGGAACTGCGCGGCACCAGCAATGTGCGCGTGCTCATCAACAACAAGCCTTCAGGTATTGTGGCCTCGTCGGTGGCCGATGCCATGAAGCAGATTCCGGCCGACCAGATTAAAACCGTGGAGGTGATTACGACGCCCTCGGCCAAGTACGACGCGGAAGGCACAGGCGGCATTATCAACATCACGCTCAAGAAGAACAACCTGGAGGGCACCAACGGCAGCGTGGGCGTGGCGGGCGGCACGCGCAGCTCCAACGCCAATGCCTCGCTGAACGTGCGGCGCGGCAAAATCGGCATCAACAGCTCGGCCAGTGGCTTCATGTTCTATAGCCCCAACCGCAACGAACTGACCCGCAGTATTCGCAACGAGCAGGGACTGTTTGAGCAGTCGTTGCGGCAAGAAGGCGACGGGTTTACGCTGGGCGGCGGCGGATTTGGGCGCCTGGGCTTCGATTTCGACCCCAACAAATACAACAACTTCAATCTGAGCGTGCAGGGCAGCCTGTTTCGCAACAAAGGCGACTACGACCAGTTCAACCAGCCCAGCAACATTCCGGCTTTCACCCGCTCTACTGACCGCAACTTCCGGACGCAGAGCTACGATGTGAGTGGCTCTTACACGCGCACCTTTGAGGGCAAACCCAAACGCGAGTGGAGCGTGCTGGGCCAGCACACCCGCAACCGCAACACCCAGCGCTACGACCTGGACCAGTTTCCGGAGCGGGCCACAGAAGGCGAGAAAACCTACCGCGAAGGCAGCGACAACCTCAGCCGTAACCTCGAAACCACCCTTCAGACTGACTACACGCACCCTTTCTCGGAAACCGCTACGCTCGAAACCGGCGCTAAAGGCATTCTGCGCCGCGTAAGCAGCGACTACGACGTGCAGATAGACCCGACCGGCAACAGCCAGCTAATACGCAGCGCCGAACGGTCCAACACGTTTGACTACAGCCAGAATGTGCTGTCGGCCTACGCTACTTATGGGTTCAGCCTGAGCAAGAAGGTGAGCACACGCCTGGGCGCCCGCCTGGAGCACACTGATATAGAAGGAAACTTTGAACAGGGGGAGGCCAGCACTTTCACGCAGAACTACACCAATCTGCTGCCCAACCTGAGCCTGAGCTACCAGCCCGGTAAACCCGGCCAGACGGTGCGCCTGGCGTATTCGCGCCGCATTCAGCGTCCCCAGATTTTCTACCTGAATCCGTTCATCAACGCTTCTGACTCGCTCAACATCAGCTACGGTAACCCGCGCCTGAATCCGGAGTTTACGGACAGCTACGAGCTGAACTATACCACTTTCGTTAAAGGCACGGTGATTAACGGCTCTGCCTATGTGCGCCGTACCGGCAATGCCATCGAAACGGTGCGCTTTGTGGATGAGAATGGCGTGCAGAACCAGACCTTCCGCAACATCGGGCGCAACGCTACCTACGGGGTGAGCTTGTTTGGCTCGGTGAAGCCGACGCCGAAGTGGGACCTGAGCGGCAACCTCAACTTCTACTACGTCACGCTGCGCAGCCCGGCCCTCGATTTGACCGGCGCGGCCCTCGACAACAGCGGGCTGATGTATAATCTCAATATCAACTCCAGCTACAAGTTTGCCAAGTTTGATGATGCCGATGCGCCGGCGTGGCGGCGCGGCCTGACGCTGCAGTTTTTCGGGGGCCTGAACTCGCCACGGATTCAGCTGCAGGGCCGGCAGGCAGCCTGGACGTTCTACTCGATGGGCCTGCGCAAGAGCCTGCTCCAGGACAAGGCTGACCTCACGCTCAATGCCGACAACTTCCTACAGGCGACCCGTAACCTGAACACGATTCTGGAAACGCCGCAGTTCACGCAGGAAAGCAACAACTACATCTACATGCGCGGCGTGCGGCTGGCCTTCAACTACCGCTTTGGCAAGGTGTCGGCGCAGCCGCAGAAGCGTCGCAAAGGCATCCAGAACGACGACACCAAACAGGGTGAAGGCGGCCAGGGCCAGGGGCAGCAATAA
- a CDS encoding outer membrane beta-barrel protein, whose protein sequence is MATSAPNNTNDPRPTGDLEHLFRQKFAEAEVAPRASLWEQLDHELLVQQNENYRRRLLSYRWAAAASLLLLAGGGTWLSIQPNATAPDSQTGMATISSATTSAGSSASAGSSVGFYSAPGLAARRSNAGVSEAGMAAATATPATSQPAAGATETALAAAAELRSSVRDLLGLEQSRTTAADNSERSLGLNGGQRGTSTALGSSLLQDGYILTTAPAAAGMAAFTTAGISPATGADALLARAVRLPGSVAGFGRPETLPAVPQATGLLAATDSEESAHNKDDEPKTAKSRRWKFNAAYAASAFNPNINFAKGSATSPSVSYADFASIKSSGDAYEAAAEEYRDKLQAGLGQRVSLTADYTLNDNWSVAAGLAMAQQEASSGTSWYFLDGKSTAAAFYAPMPSMGANIPPRYDMPVRNVNYRYRTASMPVSVRYTTNAKQGWSVYAKLGAAVNVLLGSRTELEGVPEATRVYSLASSDSPYRKVLATLHSGAGVRFQPAAASWSLALGPDLEAGLTTLNANPAQSLSRQSRPYSIGMEASVEFGNVKAAPVARR, encoded by the coding sequence ATGGCCACTTCCGCTCCTAATAACACCAACGACCCCCGGCCCACCGGCGACCTGGAACATCTGTTTCGGCAGAAGTTCGCGGAGGCCGAGGTAGCCCCACGCGCCAGCCTCTGGGAGCAGCTCGACCATGAGCTGCTGGTTCAGCAAAACGAAAACTACCGCCGCCGTCTGCTGAGCTACCGCTGGGCAGCGGCAGCATCGTTGCTGCTGTTGGCTGGCGGCGGCACTTGGCTCAGCATTCAACCCAATGCTACTGCTCCAGATAGCCAAACGGGCATGGCCACTATCAGCAGCGCAACCACGTCGGCTGGTAGCTCAGCTTCCGCCGGTTCGTCGGTTGGCTTCTACTCTGCCCCTGGCCTGGCTGCCCGCCGTAGTAATGCTGGTGTCAGCGAGGCAGGTATGGCTGCCGCAACGGCCACCCCGGCCACGTCTCAGCCAGCTGCTGGCGCCACCGAAACCGCACTTGCCGCTGCTGCTGAGCTGCGTAGCTCCGTGCGGGACCTACTGGGTCTAGAGCAGAGCCGCACCACGGCCGCCGATAACAGTGAGCGTAGCTTGGGCCTGAACGGCGGGCAACGCGGCACCTCCACGGCACTTGGCTCGTCGCTGCTGCAGGATGGCTACATCCTGACGACTGCTCCTGCTGCTGCTGGTATGGCCGCCTTCACTACGGCTGGTATTTCGCCCGCAACAGGCGCTGACGCTCTGCTGGCCCGTGCCGTAAGATTACCGGGCAGTGTGGCTGGCTTCGGCCGCCCCGAAACGCTGCCAGCAGTTCCGCAGGCAACAGGTTTGCTGGCCGCCACCGACTCGGAGGAATCTGCCCACAACAAGGACGACGAGCCGAAGACGGCTAAATCACGCCGTTGGAAGTTCAATGCCGCTTATGCGGCCTCTGCCTTCAACCCCAACATCAATTTCGCTAAGGGCAGCGCCACTTCTCCTTCTGTGAGCTACGCCGATTTTGCGTCGATAAAGTCATCCGGCGATGCCTACGAAGCCGCCGCCGAAGAATACCGCGACAAGCTGCAGGCTGGATTGGGGCAGCGGGTTTCGCTCACGGCCGACTACACGCTCAACGACAATTGGTCGGTAGCAGCCGGGCTGGCTATGGCGCAGCAGGAGGCTTCCTCCGGTACTTCCTGGTATTTCCTGGATGGCAAGTCGACTGCCGCCGCCTTCTACGCGCCGATGCCTTCGATGGGGGCGAACATTCCGCCGCGCTACGATATGCCGGTGCGCAACGTAAACTACCGCTACCGCACGGCCAGCATGCCCGTGAGCGTCCGCTACACCACCAATGCCAAGCAGGGCTGGTCGGTTTATGCCAAGTTGGGTGCCGCCGTAAACGTGCTGCTGGGCTCCCGCACCGAATTGGAAGGAGTGCCCGAAGCTACCCGCGTCTATTCCCTGGCTTCCTCCGACTCGCCGTACCGCAAGGTGCTGGCCACGCTGCACAGCGGTGCCGGGGTCCGGTTCCAGCCGGCTGCGGCTTCCTGGAGCCTGGCACTGGGCCCCGATCTGGAAGCCGGCCTGACTACGCTGAATGCCAATCCGGCCCAAAGCCTCTCGCGCCAGAGCCGCCCCTATTCCATTGGAATGGAAGCCAGTGTGGAGTTTGGCAACGTCAAAGCCGCTCCGGTAGCTCGTCGTTAA